The following proteins come from a genomic window of Andrena cerasifolii isolate SP2316 chromosome 6, iyAndCera1_principal, whole genome shotgun sequence:
- the Rubicon gene encoding run domain Beclin-1-interacting and cysteine-rich domain-containing protein rubicon isoform X2: protein MCEDAHIKEQWQLLQSLRTTVEGLLVDGILNVWNVYGGLNRLHSVMERIFKHGCRIFNRNGEPDCWIFIQGLNWLQPSLAISPVLSEIEDYLSNLPARITSQKDMLWLYKSLENHSLSHKLSWLLSDKEHLLSCFEPWAFLCQENFSEATLLCLRAVERNQPVLLTEIDPSLYLPSWISPKSSPRRHRRSSSYPINFPTTNFSASRDKSMHIGICQLESLKIASDNTVAQRNDAEPEESNHKTDLKDINDIPLKTWNSLSALTKNCTVSGTNPPAPSSAVADTISHKSNDSTCSVELSKIINVNYAELKQSASTIVGNKLHAKPRTPLRKAKNKVKMRQNQTTNRSGESPVALNYEDLTNTVTEYRIPSPVSTETDGNKYTPEPAGIDVSVKPRRKSSFLPGSAPEFTGPWSLEIEGQKDIRTPKKSFMEDGGSSVQPMAIGYFPRPTEGQSLMSFLASAQFSRANAELDRENAHFSVSEAMIAAIEQVKCNRQWRLMEEAAEESDEEINSLKQRIRLRRRQRQEERCKGRTWNRDLLSDGRTDTTTTDQSISPLSTSSDAPSENISTDDVEDLEVDDERNVVKLKNAALSVSMASLYSEAADLFESSPAHGTESTLTESSMSAEGVALSLISRFSEKQLPRASELQWLVSEKDAPQRLLPLPKSWPVSPDEAENSQSVSLRGTTEWAPPRPQIIFTPHPPPVRRTLIAKQNYRCAGCGMKVAVKYANKFRYCEYVGRYFCTGCHTNQVALIPGKILSKWDFNRYPVSNFSYRLLDQMTLDPLFQVSDLNPLLYRRIKQLDRTRLLRTQLFFFKDFLFTCRFATSVQKLLKKEPNYILSDPHVYSIQDLMHVKYGILPMRLQELVQLCQARGFLCELCCSKDVIFPWELSKVSRCETCGACFHNECKQDFNKTDCPRCIRLQARRMSREGKF, encoded by the exons GGAGAACCAGATTGTTGGATTTTTATTCAAGGATTAAATTGGTTGCAACCCTCTTTAGCGATATCGCCTGTATTATCTGAAATCGAGGATTATTTGTCAAACTTGCCGGCACGAATAACATCCCAGAAAGACATGTTATGGCTGTATAAAAG CTTGGAGAATCATTCTTTGTCGCACAAGCTTTCCTGGCTTTTGTCCGACAAGGAGCACTTGCTCTCCTGCTTCGAGCCATGGGCGTTTTTGTGTCAAGAAAATTTCTCCGAAGCCACGCTGTTATGTTTGAGGGCGGTCGAGCGAAATCAACCTGTGCTGCTTACAGAAATCGATCCATCTCTG TACCTGCCCTCTTGGATTTCTCCCAAATCGAGTCCTAGAAGGCATAGACGATCCTCCTCGTACCCGATCAATTTTCCTACTACGAATTTTAGTGCGTCAAGAGATAAGAGCATGCACATTGGAATATGTCAATTAGAATCATTGAAAATAGCTTCGGATAATACGGTTGCGCAACGCAATGATGCAGAGCCTGAAGAAAGTAATCATAAAACGGATTTGAAAGACATTAACGATATACCTTTAAAAACTTGGAACAGCCTGTCTGCGCTGACTAAAAATTGTACAGTTTCGGGAACGAATCCACCGGCACCTTCGTCAGCTGTTGCGGACACTATCTCGCATAAAAGCAATGATTCAACTTGCTCGGTCGAATTGTCAAAGATAATTAATGTTAACTACGCCGAATTAAAGCAGTCGGCGTCTACAATTGTGGGCAATAAGTTGCATGCGAAGCCAAGAACTCCTCTGAGGAAAGCGAAGAATAAAGTGAAGATGAGACAGAATCAGACTACCAACAGATCCGGGGAGAGCCCTGTCGCGTTGAATTACGAAGACTTGACGAACACGGTAACGGAATATCGTATTCCGTCTCCCGTATCAACTGAAACTGATGGGAATAAATATACACCGGAGCCCGCGGGAATCGACGTGTCTGTAAAGCCGAGGAGGAAGAGTTCCTTTTTGCCAGGGTCGGCACCCGAATTCACTGGGCCATGGAGTTTAGAAATCGAAGGTCAGAAGGATATAAGAACGCCGAAGAAGAGTTTCATGGAGGATGGAGGAAGCAGCGTTCAGCCCATGGCGATAGGATACTTTCCTCGTCCGACGGAAGGTCAGAGCCTAATGAGCTTCTTAGCTTCCGCACAATTTTCTAGAGCTAACGCCGAATTGGACAGGGAGAATGCGCACTTCAGTGTTTCTGAAGCCATGATAGCTGCCATCGAGCAGGTGAAATGTAACAGGCAGTGGCGACTGATGGAAGAAGCGGCCGAAGAGAGCGACGAGGAGATAAATAGTTTAAAGCAAAGGATACGATTGAGGCGCCGCCAGCGACAAGAGGAACGATGCAAAGGGAGAACATGGAATCGCGATTTGTTGAGCGACGGGAGGACAGACACGACCACCACTGATCAAAGTATTAGCCCTTTGTCAACTTCATCCGATGCACCGTCCGAGAATATTTCTACGGATGACGTAGAGGATCTGGAAGTGGACGATGAGCGGAACGTAGTGAAGCTCAAGAATGCCGCTTTGTCTGTGTCTATGGCATCGTTATACTCGGAGGCAGCAGATCTGTTTGAATCATCTCCCGCGCACGGAACGGAGTCCACGCTGACTGAGAGCAGTATGTCCGCGGAAGGTGTAGCTTTGTCGCTGATCAGCAGGTTCAGCGAGAAGCAATTGCCAAGGGCTAGTGAATTGCAATGGCTTGTCTCGGAAAAAGACGCGCCGCAGAGATTGTTACCGTTACCGAAAAGTTGGCCGGTCAGTCCAGACGAGGCGGAAAATTCGCAATCGGTTTCGCTGCGTGGAACTACGGAATGGGCGCCGCCGAGACCTCAGATTATTTTCACACCACATCCTCCTCCCGT GCGGCGGACTCTTATAGCTAAACAGAATTATAGGTGCGCAGGCTGCGGAATGAAAGTTGCGGTAAAGTACGCGAACAAATTTCGTTACTGCGAATACGTGGGCAGATATTTCTGTACCGGGTGTCACACGAACCAAGTGGCATTAATACCAGGAAAGATTTTATCTAAATGGGATTTCAACAG ATATCCTGTATCGAACTTCTCGTACAGATTATTAGATCAGATGACGTTAGATCCGTTATTTCAAGTGAGTGACTTAAATCCACTGCTGTACAGGCGTATAAAGCAACTCGATCGGACGAGATTACTGCGTAcgcaattatttttctttaaagacTTTCTATTCACTTGCCGATTTGCAACGAG CGTTCAGAAGCTATTGAAAAAGGAACCGAATTATATACTGAGCGATCCCCATGTCTATTCCATTCAAGATCTAATGCACGTTAAGTACGGCATTCTACCTATGAGATTACAAGAATTAGTCCAG ttatgCCAAGCCAGAGGATTCCTGTGCGAGTTATGCTGCTCCAAAGACGTTATATTTCCGTGGGAGTTGTCGAAAGTCAGTAGGTGTGAGACCTGTGGTGCATGCTTTCATAACGAGTGCAAGCAAGACTTCAACAAAACAGACTGCCCGCGTTGTATTCGTTTACAGGCTAGACGGATGTCTAGGGAAGGGAAATTTTGA
- the Rubicon gene encoding run domain Beclin-1-interacting and cysteine-rich domain-containing protein rubicon isoform X1, with protein MCEDAHIKEQWQLLQSLRTTVEGLLVDGILNVWNVYGGLNRLHSVMERIFKHGCRIFNRNGEPDCWIFIQGLNWLQPSLAISPVLSEIEDYLSNLPARITSQKDMLWLYKSLENHSLSHKLSWLLSDKEHLLSCFEPWAFLCQENFSEATLLCLRAVERNQPVLLTEIDPSLYLPSWISPKSSPRRHRRSSSYPINFPTTNFSASRDKSMHIGICQLESLKIASDNTVAQRNDAEPEESNHKTDLKDINDIPLKTWNSLSALTKNCTVSGTNPPAPSSAVADTISHKSNDSTCSVELSKIINVNYAELKQSASTIVGNKLHAKPRTPLRKAKNKVKMRQNQTTNRSGESPVALNYEDLTNTVTEYRIPSPVSTETDGNKYTPEPAGIDVSVKPRRKSSFLPGSAPEFTGPWSLEIEGQKDIRTPKKSFMEDGGSSVQPMAIGYFPRPTEGQSLMSFLASAQFSRANAELDRENAHFSVSEAMIAAIEQVKCNRQWRLMEEAAEESDEEINSLKQRIRLRRRQRQEERCKGRTWNRDLLSDGRTDTTTTDQSISPLSTSSDAPSENISTDDVEDLEVDDERNVVKLKNAALSVSMASLYSEAADLFESSPAHGTESTLTESSMSAEGVALSLISRFSEKQLPRASELQWLVSEKDAPQRLLPLPKSWPVSPDEAENSQSVSLRGTTEWAPPRPQIIFTPHPPPVRRTLIAKQNYRCAGCGMKVAVKYANKFRYCEYVGRYFCTGCHTNQVALIPGKILSKWDFNRYPVSNFSYRLLDQMTLDPLFQVSDLNPLLYRRIKQLDRTRLLRTQLFFFKDFLFTCRFATSVQKLLKKEPNYILSDPHVYSIQDLMHVKYGILPMRLQELVQVCNMHIIGCELCQARGFLCELCCSKDVIFPWELSKVSRCETCGACFHNECKQDFNKTDCPRCIRLQARRMSREGKF; from the exons GGAGAACCAGATTGTTGGATTTTTATTCAAGGATTAAATTGGTTGCAACCCTCTTTAGCGATATCGCCTGTATTATCTGAAATCGAGGATTATTTGTCAAACTTGCCGGCACGAATAACATCCCAGAAAGACATGTTATGGCTGTATAAAAG CTTGGAGAATCATTCTTTGTCGCACAAGCTTTCCTGGCTTTTGTCCGACAAGGAGCACTTGCTCTCCTGCTTCGAGCCATGGGCGTTTTTGTGTCAAGAAAATTTCTCCGAAGCCACGCTGTTATGTTTGAGGGCGGTCGAGCGAAATCAACCTGTGCTGCTTACAGAAATCGATCCATCTCTG TACCTGCCCTCTTGGATTTCTCCCAAATCGAGTCCTAGAAGGCATAGACGATCCTCCTCGTACCCGATCAATTTTCCTACTACGAATTTTAGTGCGTCAAGAGATAAGAGCATGCACATTGGAATATGTCAATTAGAATCATTGAAAATAGCTTCGGATAATACGGTTGCGCAACGCAATGATGCAGAGCCTGAAGAAAGTAATCATAAAACGGATTTGAAAGACATTAACGATATACCTTTAAAAACTTGGAACAGCCTGTCTGCGCTGACTAAAAATTGTACAGTTTCGGGAACGAATCCACCGGCACCTTCGTCAGCTGTTGCGGACACTATCTCGCATAAAAGCAATGATTCAACTTGCTCGGTCGAATTGTCAAAGATAATTAATGTTAACTACGCCGAATTAAAGCAGTCGGCGTCTACAATTGTGGGCAATAAGTTGCATGCGAAGCCAAGAACTCCTCTGAGGAAAGCGAAGAATAAAGTGAAGATGAGACAGAATCAGACTACCAACAGATCCGGGGAGAGCCCTGTCGCGTTGAATTACGAAGACTTGACGAACACGGTAACGGAATATCGTATTCCGTCTCCCGTATCAACTGAAACTGATGGGAATAAATATACACCGGAGCCCGCGGGAATCGACGTGTCTGTAAAGCCGAGGAGGAAGAGTTCCTTTTTGCCAGGGTCGGCACCCGAATTCACTGGGCCATGGAGTTTAGAAATCGAAGGTCAGAAGGATATAAGAACGCCGAAGAAGAGTTTCATGGAGGATGGAGGAAGCAGCGTTCAGCCCATGGCGATAGGATACTTTCCTCGTCCGACGGAAGGTCAGAGCCTAATGAGCTTCTTAGCTTCCGCACAATTTTCTAGAGCTAACGCCGAATTGGACAGGGAGAATGCGCACTTCAGTGTTTCTGAAGCCATGATAGCTGCCATCGAGCAGGTGAAATGTAACAGGCAGTGGCGACTGATGGAAGAAGCGGCCGAAGAGAGCGACGAGGAGATAAATAGTTTAAAGCAAAGGATACGATTGAGGCGCCGCCAGCGACAAGAGGAACGATGCAAAGGGAGAACATGGAATCGCGATTTGTTGAGCGACGGGAGGACAGACACGACCACCACTGATCAAAGTATTAGCCCTTTGTCAACTTCATCCGATGCACCGTCCGAGAATATTTCTACGGATGACGTAGAGGATCTGGAAGTGGACGATGAGCGGAACGTAGTGAAGCTCAAGAATGCCGCTTTGTCTGTGTCTATGGCATCGTTATACTCGGAGGCAGCAGATCTGTTTGAATCATCTCCCGCGCACGGAACGGAGTCCACGCTGACTGAGAGCAGTATGTCCGCGGAAGGTGTAGCTTTGTCGCTGATCAGCAGGTTCAGCGAGAAGCAATTGCCAAGGGCTAGTGAATTGCAATGGCTTGTCTCGGAAAAAGACGCGCCGCAGAGATTGTTACCGTTACCGAAAAGTTGGCCGGTCAGTCCAGACGAGGCGGAAAATTCGCAATCGGTTTCGCTGCGTGGAACTACGGAATGGGCGCCGCCGAGACCTCAGATTATTTTCACACCACATCCTCCTCCCGT GCGGCGGACTCTTATAGCTAAACAGAATTATAGGTGCGCAGGCTGCGGAATGAAAGTTGCGGTAAAGTACGCGAACAAATTTCGTTACTGCGAATACGTGGGCAGATATTTCTGTACCGGGTGTCACACGAACCAAGTGGCATTAATACCAGGAAAGATTTTATCTAAATGGGATTTCAACAG ATATCCTGTATCGAACTTCTCGTACAGATTATTAGATCAGATGACGTTAGATCCGTTATTTCAAGTGAGTGACTTAAATCCACTGCTGTACAGGCGTATAAAGCAACTCGATCGGACGAGATTACTGCGTAcgcaattatttttctttaaagacTTTCTATTCACTTGCCGATTTGCAACGAG CGTTCAGAAGCTATTGAAAAAGGAACCGAATTATATACTGAGCGATCCCCATGTCTATTCCATTCAAGATCTAATGCACGTTAAGTACGGCATTCTACCTATGAGATTACAAGAATTAGTCCAGGTCTGCAACATGCATATTATAGGCTGTGAG ttatgCCAAGCCAGAGGATTCCTGTGCGAGTTATGCTGCTCCAAAGACGTTATATTTCCGTGGGAGTTGTCGAAAGTCAGTAGGTGTGAGACCTGTGGTGCATGCTTTCATAACGAGTGCAAGCAAGACTTCAACAAAACAGACTGCCCGCGTTGTATTCGTTTACAGGCTAGACGGATGTCTAGGGAAGGGAAATTTTGA